One window of Candidatus Delongbacteria bacterium genomic DNA carries:
- a CDS encoding YkgJ family cysteine cluster protein, with protein MSNLDIFSEYKKLIKECDDKAKIVTKIFRDNLSCQKGCFSCCKKISVFPVEFDFIKLMIGPIEKSDIEHKGLCSLLDSEGNCRIYKYRPIICRTHGYPSFFKDDNKWQITYCELNFTKKGNYSFNNDNSINLDLLNARLAIINHNYLENTNYKGDDRIELGKLVE; from the coding sequence ATGAGTAATTTAGATATATTTTCGGAATACAAGAAACTTATAAAAGAGTGTGATGATAAAGCTAAAATTGTTACTAAGATTTTTAGAGATAATTTGAGTTGTCAAAAAGGGTGTTTCTCCTGTTGTAAGAAGATTTCCGTATTTCCTGTAGAATTTGATTTCATTAAATTAATGATTGGACCTATTGAAAAATCAGATATTGAACATAAAGGCTTATGCTCTCTTCTTGATTCGGAAGGAAATTGTAGAATCTATAAATACAGACCAATAATATGTAGAACCCATGGATATCCCTCTTTTTTTAAAGATGATAATAAATGGCAAATAACATATTGTGAATTAAATTTCACAAAAAAGGGAAACTATAGCTTCAATAACGATAATAGTATTAATCTGGATCTTCTAAATGCTAGGCTAGCAATTATCAATCATAATTATCTTGAGAATACCAATTATAAGGGTGATGACAGAATTGAACTTGGAAAATTAGTGGAGTAA